A genomic region of Mycobacterium sp. Aquia_213 contains the following coding sequences:
- the disA gene encoding DNA integrity scanning diadenylate cyclase DisA, producing the protein MTRPTLRETVARLAPGTGLRDGLERILRGRTGALIVLGNDENVEAICDGGFALDVRYAPTRLRELAKMDGAVVLSTDASRIVRANVQLVPDPSIPTDESGTRHRSAERAAIQTGHPVISVSHSMNIVTVYVGGERHVLADSATILSRANQAIATLERYKTRLDEVSRLLSRAEIEDFVTLRDVMTVVQRLELVRRIGLVIDYDVVELGTDGRQLRLQLEELLGGNDTDRELIVRDYHASPEPLSDVQMIATLDELDSLSDIELLETTSLAKVFGYPTTAEAQDSALSPRGYRAMAGIPRLQFAHVDLLVRNFGTLQGLLAASASDLQSVDGIGSMWARHVREGLSQLAESTIADPLN; encoded by the coding sequence GTGACCCGTCCGACGCTGCGTGAAACAGTCGCCCGCCTGGCACCGGGCACCGGGCTCCGGGACGGCCTGGAGCGGATTCTGCGCGGCCGTACCGGTGCGCTGATCGTCCTCGGCAACGACGAGAACGTCGAGGCCATCTGCGACGGTGGCTTCGCTCTGGATGTCCGATACGCCCCGACGCGGCTACGCGAACTGGCCAAGATGGACGGCGCCGTCGTGCTGTCCACCGACGCCAGCCGCATCGTGCGGGCCAACGTTCAGCTGGTCCCCGATCCGTCGATACCCACCGACGAGTCGGGCACCCGGCACCGCTCGGCGGAACGCGCGGCGATTCAGACCGGCCATCCGGTGATCTCGGTCAGCCACTCGATGAACATCGTCACCGTCTACGTCGGCGGGGAGCGCCACGTACTGGCCGATTCCGCGACCATCCTGTCGCGCGCCAACCAGGCCATCGCGACCCTGGAGCGCTACAAGACCCGCCTCGACGAGGTCAGCCGGCTGCTCTCCCGGGCCGAGATCGAAGACTTCGTCACGCTGCGCGACGTGATGACCGTGGTGCAGCGACTCGAGCTGGTCCGGCGAATCGGGCTGGTGATCGACTACGACGTCGTCGAACTGGGCACCGACGGGCGCCAGCTGCGGCTGCAGCTCGAGGAGCTGCTGGGCGGCAACGACACCGATCGAGAATTGATCGTGCGCGACTACCACGCCAGCCCCGAGCCGCTCTCCGATGTGCAGATGATCGCGACCCTTGATGAGCTGGACTCGTTGTCGGATATCGAGCTGCTCGAAACCACCTCGCTGGCAAAGGTTTTCGGGTATCCGACGACGGCGGAGGCGCAGGACTCGGCGCTGAGCCCGCGTGGCTACCGCGCGATGGCCGGTATCCCCCGGCTGCAGTTCGCCCACGTGGATCTGTTGGTCCGCAACTTCGGGACGCTGCAGGGTCTGCTCGCCGCCAGCGCGAGCGACCTGCAATCGGTCGATGGCATCGGCTCGATGTGGGCCCGCCATGTGCGGGAAGGGCTGTCGCAGCTGGCGGAGTCGACGATCGCCGACCCGCTCAACTAA
- a CDS encoding MmpS family transport accessory protein: MSPRSAGRTVLARVWMPLVAVVAVSVGAVGMWKVHQFSNPLPVITVNGPAAPPQFNTKQLTYEVFGSAGQGGMLVYLDIDGHPHRVDLTTLPWSHTETTTLTVVSGSISAQVHGGELGCRMLVNGVVRDEKSDTHQDAQVMCRVKSA; this comes from the coding sequence ATGAGTCCTCGTTCGGCCGGCAGGACTGTCTTGGCGCGCGTCTGGATGCCTTTGGTCGCCGTCGTCGCGGTCAGCGTGGGTGCGGTCGGCATGTGGAAAGTGCACCAGTTCTCTAATCCCCTGCCCGTCATCACAGTTAATGGCCCGGCAGCACCCCCACAGTTCAATACCAAACAGCTCACTTACGAGGTGTTCGGCTCCGCCGGGCAAGGGGGAATGCTCGTCTACCTGGACATCGACGGGCATCCGCATCGGGTTGATCTGACGACCTTGCCGTGGTCGCACACGGAAACAACCACGCTCACCGTGGTGTCCGGCAGCATCTCGGCGCAGGTTCACGGCGGTGAACTCGGCTGCCGGATGCTGGTGAATGGCGTTGTCCGCGACGAAAAGTCCGATACCCATCAGGATGCCCAGGTCATGTGCAGGGTGAAATCCGCATGA
- a CDS encoding response regulator transcription factor yields the protein MRAVVADDETLLREGLASLLERSGFTVVGQVGNAVELLALVRDTNPDVVIVDIRMPPTHTTEGLEAARVIRQELPDTGILVLSAYVDVEHAIELLASGNGIGYLLKSRVTDVADFVDTLRRIAKGASVVDPAVVQELVSGRRRDDPLAVLSPRELEVLGLMAEGRSNAGIARRLWVTEGTVEKHVRSILTKLALPETDDDHRRVRAVITFLDSR from the coding sequence CTGCGCGCGGTGGTGGCCGACGACGAAACGCTGTTGCGCGAGGGTCTGGCCAGCCTGCTGGAGCGCTCTGGTTTCACAGTCGTCGGTCAGGTCGGCAACGCCGTCGAGCTCCTTGCGCTGGTGCGGGATACCAACCCGGATGTGGTGATCGTGGATATCCGGATGCCGCCCACCCACACCACCGAGGGTCTGGAGGCCGCCCGGGTGATCCGGCAGGAACTTCCCGACACGGGAATTCTGGTGCTCTCCGCGTACGTCGACGTCGAGCATGCGATAGAGCTGTTGGCCAGCGGCAACGGGATCGGCTATCTACTCAAAAGCCGGGTCACCGATGTCGCGGATTTTGTCGACACCCTGCGGCGGATAGCAAAGGGCGCGTCTGTAGTCGACCCGGCGGTCGTCCAGGAGTTGGTGTCCGGGCGGCGCCGCGACGATCCCCTGGCGGTACTGTCTCCACGCGAACTCGAGGTGCTGGGGTTGATGGCCGAGGGCCGGTCCAATGCCGGCATCGCGCGACGTCTGTGGGTAACCGAGGGCACCGTCGAAAAGCACGTCCGCAGCATCCTGACCAAACTCGCCTTACCCGAGACCGACGATGACCATCGCCGCGTCCGCGCGGTCATCACGTTTCTCGACTCCCGTTGA
- a CDS encoding carbonic anhydrase — MPNTNPVSAWKALKEGNERFVAGQPAHPSQSVEHRASLAAGQKPTAVVFGCSDSRVAAELIFDQGLGDMFVVRTAGQVIDSAVLGSIEFGVSVLEVPLIVVLGHNSCGAVKAAIGAVDDGAIPGGFVRDVVERVAPSILMGRRDGLSRVDEFEARHVSETLAQLASRSAAIAERVSAGTLALAGVTYHLADGRAALVDHIGDIGE, encoded by the coding sequence ATGCCCAACACCAATCCGGTATCCGCATGGAAAGCACTCAAAGAGGGTAACGAGCGATTCGTCGCCGGCCAGCCTGCGCACCCGAGCCAGAGCGTCGAACATCGCGCCAGCCTGGCCGCGGGTCAAAAACCCACCGCAGTCGTATTCGGTTGTTCGGATAGCCGGGTGGCCGCGGAGCTCATCTTCGACCAGGGTCTGGGCGACATGTTCGTGGTCCGCACGGCCGGGCAGGTGATCGACTCGGCGGTGCTCGGGTCCATCGAGTTCGGGGTGTCGGTGCTCGAAGTCCCGCTGATCGTCGTCCTCGGCCATAACAGCTGCGGCGCCGTCAAGGCCGCCATCGGCGCGGTCGATGACGGTGCCATACCAGGGGGCTTCGTGCGCGACGTGGTGGAGCGGGTCGCGCCGTCGATCCTGATGGGCCGCCGCGACGGCCTGAGTCGAGTCGACGAGTTCGAGGCACGGCACGTAAGCGAGACGTTGGCGCAGCTCGCGTCGCGTTCTGCCGCCATCGCCGAGCGGGTTTCGGCGGGCACGCTGGCGCTTGCCGGGGTCACCTATCACCTCGCCGACGGGCGCGCGGCGCTGGTCGACCACATCGGCGACATCGGCGAGTAG
- a CDS encoding A/G-specific adenine glycosylase, producing MPSPEQIPAGELLEWYERSRRDLPWREPGVDAWQILVSEFMLQQTPVARVLPIWTDWVRRWPTPSATAAASAADVLRAWGKLGYPRRAKRLHECAIAIARDHGDVVPDDVETLLELPGIGSYTARAVACFAYRKRVPVVDTNVRRVVARAVHGLADAGPPSATRDLADVSALLPKDDTAPQFSVALMELGATVCVARKPRCGLCPLEHCAWRHAGFPPAQGPARRIQTYAGTDRQVRGRLLDVLRANDSPVTRAELDVAWLTDTAQRDRALYSLLADGLVTQTRDGRFGLAGEEG from the coding sequence ATGCCTAGTCCAGAGCAAATCCCGGCGGGTGAACTTCTGGAGTGGTACGAACGCTCGCGCCGCGACCTGCCCTGGCGGGAACCAGGTGTGGACGCGTGGCAGATCCTGGTCAGCGAATTCATGCTGCAGCAGACGCCGGTGGCCCGGGTGCTGCCGATCTGGACGGACTGGGTGCGGCGCTGGCCCACCCCGTCGGCGACCGCCGCGGCCAGCGCGGCCGACGTGCTGCGGGCGTGGGGCAAGCTGGGCTACCCGAGACGGGCGAAGCGCTTGCACGAATGCGCCATCGCCATCGCGCGTGATCACGGCGACGTCGTGCCGGATGACGTCGAAACCCTATTGGAATTACCGGGTATCGGCAGCTACACCGCCCGAGCAGTGGCGTGCTTCGCCTACCGCAAACGGGTACCCGTGGTCGACACCAATGTGCGACGGGTGGTGGCCCGCGCGGTGCACGGCCTGGCCGATGCCGGTCCACCGTCGGCAACACGCGACCTTGCCGACGTCTCGGCGTTGCTGCCGAAAGACGATACGGCGCCCCAGTTTTCGGTGGCGCTGATGGAATTGGGTGCCACGGTGTGTGTCGCGCGCAAGCCCCGCTGCGGGTTGTGCCCGCTTGAGCACTGCGCGTGGCGACATGCCGGCTTTCCCCCCGCCCAAGGGCCGGCCCGCCGGATTCAAACGTACGCCGGAACAGATCGTCAGGTCCGCGGTCGGTTGCTGGATGTGCTGCGCGCCAACGATTCCCCGGTCACCAGGGCCGAGCTGGATGTGGCGTGGCTGACCGACACCGCGCAGCGGGACCGGGCGTTGTATTCACTGCTTGCCGACGGCCTGGTAACCCAGACGCGGGACGGCCGGTTCGGGCTAGCCGGCGAGGAAGGCTAG
- a CDS encoding RND family transporter, producing MVRVLAIPIIAFWALLALSTNTLMPQVERVAEELAGPMVPHYAPSQRALLAIGEKFHESDSTNLTMLVLEADRPLGDVDHRYYDDLLRRLKQDPKHVQYVMDLWGKPLTAAGAQSLDGKAAYVLLRLAGDIGQLQANRSVDAVRDIVAKDTPPPGLKVYVSGAAPLASDTVAIANASLDDITIVTIILITATLLLVYRSIITLLVPLLGVLIEMLIAKGVIATLGHLGYIELSSFAVNIVVALTLGAGTDYGIFLLGRYHEARRAGESREDAFYTAYKGVTPIIIGSGLTIAGACFCLVFARLNYFHTMGPAVAIAMLFTIMAAMTLGPAILTVGSRFGLFDPRERAEAHLYRRIATSVVRWPVPILAGSAAAVLLGAIFVPTYRQNYDDRQYQPHNSPANLGFAAADRHFPKSQLFSEMLMIETDHDMRNSADFISLDRVAKSLTRLPGVAMVQSITRPLGRPLEHATIPYLFTTQGSGSGQQLPFTKQQNANTDQQAQITEHTVAVLRKEIAFFQTMSDELHKTVLTLQDIQLVTDDLRSELSNLEDFFRPIRSYFYWERHCFDIPVCYTFRSLFEAVDGLDKLADDIKDAVTSLEVIDKTLPQIITQLKLTADDSDALAALLVSTYGQSALQSTQTDQTFDDLVNVGLDFDRARSDDFFYMPHEGFANDDVKTGMQLMMSPDGKAARIIVTHEGDAMGPEGVEHVEQFPTAITVALKETSLAGAKVYIGGSGATNKDIKQYAASDLLTVAIAAFMLIFLIMLLLTRSLMAALVIPSTVAFSYAGAFGLSILIWQHVIGLPLHWLVLPLTFVILVAVGSDYNLLLILRVKEELHAGIHTGLIRALGSTGGVVTSAGLVFAFTMLAMLTSDLRTIGQVGSTICIGLLLDTLIVRSFVVPCILRILGPWFWWPTLVRSRPLRQG from the coding sequence ATGGTCCGCGTCCTCGCCATACCGATCATCGCCTTCTGGGCGCTGCTTGCTTTGTCGACGAACACCCTCATGCCGCAGGTGGAGAGGGTCGCCGAAGAACTCGCGGGGCCGATGGTCCCGCACTACGCACCGTCGCAGCGGGCGTTGCTGGCAATCGGCGAGAAGTTCCACGAGTCCGATTCGACCAATCTGACCATGCTCGTCTTGGAAGCCGACCGGCCGCTCGGCGACGTCGACCATCGGTATTACGACGATCTTCTGCGCCGCCTCAAGCAGGACCCCAAGCATGTGCAGTACGTCATGGATCTGTGGGGGAAGCCGCTTACCGCGGCGGGGGCGCAGAGCCTCGACGGCAAGGCCGCTTACGTGCTGTTGCGTCTCGCGGGCGATATCGGCCAGTTGCAAGCGAATCGGTCAGTTGACGCCGTTAGGGATATCGTCGCGAAGGACACACCGCCACCCGGGCTCAAGGTCTATGTCAGCGGCGCGGCTCCGCTCGCCTCGGACACAGTGGCTATTGCCAATGCAAGCTTGGACGACATCACGATCGTGACGATCATCCTCATCACCGCGACGTTGCTCCTCGTCTACCGCTCCATCATCACCCTGCTGGTGCCCTTGCTCGGAGTCCTGATCGAGATGCTGATCGCGAAGGGCGTTATCGCAACCCTCGGGCATCTCGGGTACATCGAGCTCTCGTCATTCGCCGTGAACATCGTCGTCGCGCTGACCCTGGGAGCGGGGACGGACTACGGCATCTTCTTGCTGGGCCGCTATCACGAGGCACGACGGGCCGGCGAAAGCAGGGAAGACGCGTTCTACACCGCGTACAAGGGTGTCACGCCCATCATCATCGGCTCGGGGCTGACGATCGCGGGGGCGTGTTTCTGCCTGGTTTTCGCGCGACTCAACTACTTCCACACCATGGGACCGGCCGTTGCCATTGCCATGCTGTTCACGATCATGGCGGCGATGACCCTCGGCCCGGCCATATTGACCGTGGGCAGCCGTTTCGGGCTCTTCGACCCGAGGGAAAGGGCCGAGGCGCATCTGTATCGTCGGATCGCGACGAGCGTGGTGCGTTGGCCGGTGCCAATACTGGCGGGCAGTGCCGCCGCCGTGCTGCTCGGGGCGATCTTCGTGCCGACGTACCGGCAGAACTACGACGACCGTCAGTACCAGCCGCACAATTCCCCCGCCAATCTGGGATTTGCGGCGGCCGATCGACACTTCCCGAAGAGCCAGCTGTTCTCCGAGATGCTGATGATCGAGACGGATCACGATATGCGGAATTCGGCCGATTTCATCTCATTGGACCGGGTGGCCAAGAGCCTCACCCGTCTTCCCGGCGTCGCGATGGTGCAAAGCATCACCAGGCCACTGGGTCGACCACTGGAACATGCCACGATCCCCTACTTGTTCACCACCCAGGGCAGCGGGAGCGGTCAACAGCTCCCCTTCACCAAGCAGCAAAACGCCAATACGGACCAGCAGGCACAGATTACCGAGCACACCGTCGCGGTCCTGCGGAAAGAGATCGCCTTCTTCCAAACGATGTCGGATGAGTTGCACAAGACGGTTCTCACCCTGCAGGACATACAACTCGTCACCGACGACTTGAGGTCGGAGCTCTCGAATCTCGAAGACTTCTTCCGGCCGATCCGCAGCTATTTCTATTGGGAGCGGCACTGTTTCGACATACCCGTTTGCTACACATTTCGATCACTGTTCGAGGCAGTCGACGGCCTCGACAAGCTGGCCGACGACATCAAGGACGCCGTCACGTCTCTCGAGGTCATCGATAAAACTCTTCCGCAAATCATCACGCAGCTGAAACTCACGGCCGACGACTCGGACGCTTTAGCCGCTCTTCTAGTCAGCACCTACGGCCAGTCGGCACTGCAGTCCACACAGACGGACCAGACATTCGACGACCTGGTCAATGTGGGGCTCGACTTCGACCGGGCGCGCAGCGATGACTTCTTCTACATGCCCCATGAAGGCTTCGCGAACGACGACGTCAAGACGGGCATGCAGCTCATGATGTCGCCGGATGGCAAGGCCGCCCGGATCATCGTCACTCACGAGGGGGACGCCATGGGCCCCGAAGGCGTGGAACATGTCGAACAGTTCCCCACCGCCATAACCGTGGCGCTCAAAGAGACCTCGCTGGCCGGCGCGAAAGTTTATATCGGCGGTTCCGGAGCAACCAATAAGGACATCAAGCAATACGCCGCATCGGATCTTCTTACCGTGGCGATCGCCGCCTTCATGCTGATCTTCTTGATCATGTTGTTACTCACGCGAAGTCTGATGGCCGCCTTGGTCATCCCCAGCACGGTGGCCTTCTCCTACGCCGGGGCGTTCGGGCTCTCCATACTCATTTGGCAACACGTCATCGGCCTGCCTCTGCACTGGTTGGTGTTGCCGCTCACGTTCGTCATCCTGGTGGCGGTGGGTTCGGACTACAACCTCCTGTTGATCCTTCGGGTCAAAGAGGAGCTGCACGCAGGAATCCACACCGGTCTCATTCGCGCGCTCGGAAGCACCGGTGGTGTGGTGACGTCGGCGGGTTTGGTGTTCGCGTTCACCATGCTGGCAATGCTGACCAGTGATCTCCGCACTATCGGTCAGGTGGGCTCAACCATATGCATCGGCCTGCTGCTCGACACGCTGATTGTGCGTTCATTCGTGGTGCCGTGCATCCTGCGGATCCTCGGGCCGTGGTTCTGGTGGCCGACGCTGGTGCGTTCCCGTCCTCTCCGGCAGGGATAA
- the radA gene encoding DNA repair protein RadA, with amino-acid sequence MANARSQYRCSECQHVTAKWVGRCGECGTWGTVDEVAVLRTVGGRRPVNGASRAVPISSIEPGASQHRATGIDELDRVLGGGVVPGSVTLLAGDPGVGKSTLLLKVAHLWAQSGRRALYISGEESAGQIRLRADRMDCGSDEVYLAAESDVHTVLEHIATVKPALVIVDSVQTMSTTESDGVAGGVTQVRAVTAALTGAAKADGVALILVGHVTKDGAIAGPRSLEHLVDVVLHFEGDRNGSLRMVRGIKNRFGGADEVGCFMLHDNGIEGVADPSNLFLDQRPAPVPGTAITVALDGKRPLIGEVQALLATPNAGSPRRAVSGIDHSRAAMITAVLEKHAKLPLAANDIYLSTVGGMRLTDPSSDLAVAIALASALADLPLPTTAVMVGEVGLAGDLRRVSGMDRRLAEAARQGFSIALIPAGCDTVPRGMRALFAPNIGAALEHMIDIADHRSSGPVRLERLDIATPRAMA; translated from the coding sequence GTGGCAAATGCGCGCTCGCAATACCGTTGCTCGGAGTGCCAGCACGTCACCGCCAAATGGGTGGGCCGCTGCGGAGAATGCGGCACCTGGGGCACCGTCGATGAGGTTGCCGTGCTCCGCACGGTGGGCGGTCGCCGTCCGGTAAACGGGGCGTCGCGCGCCGTGCCGATCAGTTCCATCGAGCCAGGCGCCAGCCAGCACCGCGCGACGGGTATCGACGAGCTCGACCGCGTACTCGGCGGCGGCGTGGTGCCCGGCTCGGTGACGCTGCTGGCCGGTGATCCGGGTGTCGGCAAGTCGACGTTGCTGCTCAAGGTCGCCCACCTGTGGGCGCAGTCCGGGCGGCGCGCGCTGTACATCTCCGGCGAGGAGTCCGCGGGCCAGATCAGGCTGCGCGCGGACCGCATGGACTGCGGCAGCGACGAGGTCTACCTGGCCGCCGAATCCGACGTGCACACGGTGCTCGAGCACATCGCGACGGTCAAGCCCGCACTGGTGATCGTCGACTCGGTGCAAACCATGTCCACCACCGAGTCCGACGGTGTCGCCGGCGGGGTGACGCAGGTGCGCGCGGTGACGGCCGCGCTCACCGGCGCGGCCAAGGCCGACGGCGTGGCGCTGATCCTCGTCGGCCACGTCACCAAGGACGGCGCGATCGCCGGACCACGTTCGCTGGAACACCTCGTCGACGTCGTGCTGCATTTCGAGGGCGACCGCAACGGCTCGCTGCGGATGGTCCGCGGCATCAAGAACCGTTTTGGCGGCGCCGACGAAGTCGGATGTTTCATGTTGCACGACAACGGAATTGAAGGGGTCGCCGACCCGTCCAACCTGTTCTTGGATCAGCGGCCCGCCCCGGTGCCCGGTACCGCGATCACGGTCGCGCTGGACGGCAAGCGGCCGCTGATCGGCGAAGTCCAGGCGCTGTTGGCCACGCCGAACGCCGGGTCGCCGCGCCGCGCGGTCAGCGGGATCGATCACTCCCGCGCCGCGATGATCACTGCCGTGCTGGAAAAGCACGCCAAATTGCCGCTTGCCGCCAACGACATCTACCTGTCCACCGTGGGCGGCATGCGGTTGACCGATCCGTCCTCGGACCTCGCCGTCGCGATCGCGCTGGCTTCCGCGTTGGCCGATCTGCCGCTGCCCACCACGGCGGTGATGGTCGGCGAAGTCGGACTGGCGGGCGATCTGCGCCGAGTGAGCGGGATGGACCGGCGGCTGGCCGAAGCCGCCCGGCAGGGATTCAGCATCGCGCTGATTCCGGCGGGATGCGACACCGTTCCGCGGGGCATGCGGGCTCTGTTCGCACCCAACATCGGCGCGGCGCTGGAGCACATGATCGACATCGCGGACCACCGCAGCAGCGGGCCCGTGCGGCTCGAACGGCTGGACATTGCTACGCCGCGGGCGATGGCGTAG
- a CDS encoding response regulator yields MGADRRTRCVIVDDNREFLDAAAQLLEHQGISVVAVATSFAEGLQCIKDLRPDVTLVDIDLGEESGFDVVEQLHRNGSGAAVPTILISTHAEEDFAELVAASPAVAFIPKSALSGSAIREALGLAG; encoded by the coding sequence GTGGGAGCTGATCGGCGAACGCGTTGCGTGATTGTCGACGACAATCGCGAGTTCCTAGACGCGGCAGCACAGTTGCTCGAACACCAGGGAATCAGCGTGGTCGCGGTGGCAACGTCCTTCGCGGAAGGGCTGCAGTGCATCAAGGATCTGCGGCCGGATGTAACGCTGGTCGATATCGATCTCGGCGAGGAAAGCGGTTTTGACGTTGTCGAGCAGCTGCACCGAAACGGATCCGGCGCCGCGGTCCCGACGATCTTGATCTCCACGCACGCCGAGGAGGACTTCGCTGAATTGGTCGCCGCCAGCCCGGCCGTAGCTTTCATCCCCAAATCTGCCCTATCCGGCAGCGCGATCCGGGAGGCCCTGGGGCTCGCCGGATAG